The genomic segment GCGCAGCGAGGGCTTCATCGTCGGCGGCGCCCCGCCGCTGGTGATCGACGGGTTCACGCGCACGCTGACGCCGGCGACGGCGCTGCCGACGCTGGCCGGCGCCGCGACGTCGGTGGTCGTGCCCGGGGTCGGCGCCGACGGGCAGGGCGCGCTGTTCGCGCTGTTCGTCGGCGACGGCAGCGGCGCCAGCGGCGTGGTCCGGATCGACGCCGACGGCGCCACCGACGAGGCCTCGGCCCCGGCCAGCGCGCGGCGGCGCGGCCACGGCGTGGTCGCCACCGCCGACGGCCGTGTGCTGATCATCGGCGGCGAGGTCGGCGGCGTGCCAACGGCCAGCGCGATCGTCGCGAGCCCGGCCAGCCAGCTCTACGTCGAGATGCCCGACGTGCTGATCACGCCACGCACCGGCGCCGCGATCGCCGCCGCGGGCGGCGTGCTGGTGGTCGCCGGGGGCCGCGACGCCGCCGGCGTGGTGGTCGGCACCGCCGAGATCCTCGATCTGATCACGCTGGCGCACCGCGCGACCGTGCCGATGGTCGTGCCGCGCGCCGACGCCGTCGCCCGCCCGCTCGACGACGGCCAGGTGCTGATCGTCGGCGGCGTCGACGCCGACGGCCGGCCGGTCGGCACGCTCGAGCTGTTCACGCCGTCGTGATCGCCGCGGTCACGGCCACTCGACCGAGCGCATCGACAGCGAGCCCAGCGCCCAGCCGGTGACCGGGTAGCGCGGCGGCGGCAGCGCGGCGCCGTCGGCCGCGGCCCCGGCCGCGACCAGCAGCGGCGCCAGGTGCTCGACCGACGGGTGGGCCTCGCGCAGCGCCGGCGCGTCGTCGAGGATCCGCGCGAGCGCCGCGCCGTCGCCGCGATCGAGCGCCGCGACCAGCCAGGCCTCGAACGCCTGGGCCCACGGCTCGGGCCCGGCGGCGCCGCCGCGCCAGGCCAGGCGCCCGAGGTTGTGGACCGCGCCGCCCGAGCCCAGCACGAGCACGCCGTCGTCGCGCAGCGGCGCCAGCGCGCGCCCGAGCGCCAGCCAGCCGGCCGGGCCCTGGCCGAGCGGCAGCGCCACCTGCACGACCGGCAGGTCGGCCGCGGGGAACATCTTGCCCAGCGGCACCCACACGCCGTGGTCGAGCGGGCGCGTCGGCTCGGCCCGCGCCCCGGTGGCCGCGCGCACCTGCGCCGCCAGCTCGGCCGAGCCGGGCGCCGGGTACTGCACGCGGTAGAGGTCGTCGGCGAAGCCGCCGAAGTCGTACAGCAGCGGCGCGCGCGCCTCGACGCCGGTGCGCGGCGCGGCCGCGACCCAGTGGGCCGAGACCACGACCAGCGCGCGCGGCGCTCGGGCGCCGGTGAAGGTCGCGCCCCACGCCGCCAGGTCGGCCGCGAAGCCGCCGTCCTCGAGCGCGAGCGTGGGCGCGCCGTGGCTGATGAACCCGATCGGGAGGCGCGTCATGCGGTCATCATGACGACGATGCGGGCCGGGCCCAAGGCGGCGCGCCGGGACAGTCCGTTCGCGCGATCAGCGCTTGACGACCCGGCCCAGCTCCTCGGACTCGACCGCGCACGCCTGCTTGAGGTGGTGGTGGTGGAGCGCGCCGCCGTCCTCGGCGGCCAGGAACGCGGCGCGGATCGCGGCGTTGCGGATGTTGCCGCCGCTGAACTCCCAGCGCTCGGCGATGTCGTCGAGATCGAGATCGGCGTGGAGGTGGCGCGGGTCGGGCAGGTGGCGACGCCACAGCGCGGCCCGGGCGTCGGCGTCGGGCGTGTCGAAGTCGACCCGGAACTGCAGCCGGCGCAGGAACGCCTCGTCGATGCCGACCAGCGCGTTCGTCGTCAGGATCGCGATGCCGTCGAAGTGATCGAGCTTCTGCAGGAGGAAGTTCACCTCGAGGTTGGCGTAGCGATCGTTGGCGCTCTTGACCTCGGTGCGCTTGCCGAACAGCGAGTCGGCCTCGTCGAACAGGAGCACCGCGTGGCCGTGGCGGGCCTCGGCGAACAGCCGCGCCAGGTTCTTCTCGGTCTCGCCGACCCACTTCGACACGATCTGCGACAGGTCGACCCGGTACAGCGCGATGCCCAGCTCGGTGGCGATCACCGACGCCGCCAGGGTCTTGCCGGTCCCGGGCGGGCCGCTGAACAGGGCCGCGATGCCCTCGCCGGTGACGTGCTTGCCGAGCCCCCACTCGCGGTACACGCGCTCGGCGTGGCGGCGGTACAGCACCATCTCCTGCAGGCGGGTCGTGGTCTCCGCCGGCAGGATCAGCGCGTCCCAGCCGACCCGGCGCGCGACCCGCTCGACCAGGTTGCCCAGCCGCGGTCGCAGGGCGTCGGCGATCGCCGCCTGGGCCGCGGGGCTGGGATCCTCGAGCGTGCCGCGGTGGTGCGCGTCGACCAGCGCCTCGACCTGGCCGATCGCCGGCGCCAGCGGCGCGATCGCGCGCGCGGTGATCGCCGCCGCGTCGGCGACGCCGTCCTGCTCGAGCCGCGCCTGCGCCAGCAGCGTGCCGGCGCCCGGCGCCAGCCGCAGCATCGACACCACCGCCAGCGCCTGCGCCAGCGGCGTCGGGACCGGATCCTCGTCGGGCGCGTACAGCAGGATCGCGGCGTCGAGGCGGCGGGCCGCGTGCACGGCCGCGCCCAGCCGGCGCGCGATCACCAGCGGATCGGGCTCGCGCTCGGGCGCCAGATCGAACGCCGGCACCGCGCCGGCGAGCGCCGCGTCGCGCACCAGCCGCGTCCAGCCCAGGTCGAGGCTGGCGTCCGACGGCAGCGCGCAGGTCCACAGCGCCGCGCCGTCGCGCGCGGCCAGGACCCGGCCGATCGTGTGCAGCGACCACGGCGAGGGGCCCACGACCAGCAGCGGCCGCGCGAGGTCGGGCAGGCCGATGGTCGCCGGCTCGAGCGTCGGCGCCGCGCCCGGCGGCGTGCTGTCGGCCACCGCCGTCGGCGTCGGGATCGGCCCGCCGCGCACCGCCGCGAGCACCGCCGCCGGCACCCGCACCGGCGCGGTCGCGGCCAGCCCCAGCGTCGGCTCGATCTCGAGCAAGCCCAGCCCGACCAGGCCGCGGTCGCCGCCGAGCCGGGCCGCCAGCGCCAGCCGCGCGGCCTGATCGGGCTCGGCCAGATCGAGCAGCAGCCCCAGCGTCGTGCCGCCGCGCGGGGCCAGGGCGTCCAGGCTCCGCGCCAGCGCGCCGTCGAGCAGCGGCGCCACCGCCAGCGCCAGCAGCACCAGCTGCGCGGGATCGCCGTCGAGCCAGCGGGCGATCCGCGCCAGCGGCCCGCGGCCGGCCCGCGGCCAGCTGGTCAGCACCCGCGCCGCCAGCGTCGGGATCTCCGCGACGCGCTCGGTCAGGGCCGCGCGATCGCTGTCACCGGGGCCGGCCTGGTGGCCCTCGGCGCCGAGGCGCAGCCACAGCCGGGCCGCGGCCGCGCGGCCCAGGGCGAGGACCTCGGCGGCGCGATCGACGGGGCTGTCCATTCGACTTTCGACGATACAACGCGCGGTCGATGGTACGCTACCCGGCAGCGCCATGGCCGACCCAGACAAGCTCCAGCGTCTCGACAACGAGCACGAGGTCACCGACGACGTGCTCGTCGCCAACACCAACCAGGACCAGGCCGCCGGCAGCCCCGGGCGGGGTACCTGGGCGGCGATGCCAAGGTCAAGACCGGCACGGCCGGCGTCACCGGCTTCGACGATCCCGACGCCCAGACCTACGCGCACGGCGCGATGATGGGCGCCGGCGGGGCCTTCATGAAGGACCCGCTCTGGAACCAGATCTTCAAGGCGCTGTGGGCCGAGGAGTTCGACCGCATCGCCGCGATCAAGAACATCCGCGACGTGATGCTCGCGCTCGAGAACAACCCGATCCTCGCCGCCTACGGCGAGTGCAAGACCCTCGAGAGCCGCGGCGAGGCCACGGGCCAGGCCGATCCCAAGGCCCAGAAGGTGCTGCCGCAGGAGTGGGACGTCTGGCTCGATCCCAAGGACCCGGGCGACCTGTCGAAGGTCAAGATCGCGCACGGCAACTTCTGGACGACGGTCATGCAGAGCGCGACCAAGGGCCAGCAGGACAAGGTCGTCGGCTACGGCCGCGACGACGTCAAGCACAGCAAGAACGGCGGCCAGTGGCTCGAGCTGTTCGGCAAGGCCGTGACGATGTACCGCGGCGGCGCCGCGCCCGACGGCGCGGCCGCCGACGGCGATCGCGCCGCCAAGATGCAGGCGGCGGCCTCGGCCACGACCGCCGAGGCCGCGGTCGCCATCGCGATCGACTTCCTGCGCAAGGACAACGGCGGCGGCCTCGTGCTCGACGTCAAGTCGACCTACTCGACGCCGGGCGACATCAAGATCTTCGTCGACATGCTCCAGGCCAAGGGCGTCAACGTCATCGGCGTCGGCACCTTCCGCCACGATCAGCTCGACGGGCTCGAGGCCGGCGTGCGCGCGGTCAAGTTCTACCACGGCATCACCGGCGTCGAGAACGCGGCCAAGGACCGCTCGCTCAAGACCGGCGATCACCTGATGTTCAACGCCGGCTCGCTCCTGTCCAAGAGCGGCGGCTGGGTGCGCGAGGAGAAGTACTCGATCGACGAGGGCGCGTTCCAGTCGCTGTCGACGATCGTCACCGACCTCGAGCTCAACGTCGGCCTGTACGTGCAAGAGGGCGACGTCGACGAGAAGGCCGTCGACGTCATCGTCAAGATGGTCAACAAGTTCCCGCACCTGTTCAAGGACGGCTTCGCCTACGGCAACCTGTCGGGCAAGGCCGAGACCGAGACCTCGGGCACCGGCATGGGCTCGCAGCAGCAGGCCGAGACGCATGGACAAGAGCAAGCAGGTCGGTGGCGCCGCCAAGGACCTCGGCGGCAAGGCGGTCGAGGCTGGCAAGGGCCTGTGGGACAAGCTCCCGTCGTGGTAAGCAGGCCGCATGGCCACTCACGACGATGAACAGGCCGCGCTCGCGGCTCGCCACCAGTTCGCGGTCGAGCGCCTGCGCGACGCGCTGCGCGTCGAGGTCGCGCGCTTCGTCGGCGCCGAGATCGAGCGGCGCCTGCGCGCGCGCCCGCACTTCTTCGGCCGGATGAAGCCGGGCCCGCGGGCGTCGCTGCGGCGGCGCGTCGACGTCGACAGCGACAAGGCGGTCGAGACGCTGGCGCAGCCGGTGACCGACCTGCGGGTCTACTACGGCGCCGAGACCCGGACCGCCGCCGAGGAGGACGCCGGCTTCGCCAAGACCGTCGGCGAGGCCGCGACCGGCGTCGCGCGGCGCCTGCTGTCCGAGCTGGCGTTCCCCGGCGACGACAAGCCCGATCGCGCCGACATCACCGCGGTCGACCTCGACGCCGAGTACGCGCTCGCGTTCGAGGCGTCGCCGTCGCTGGTGTGGGCGTGGCGCCGCGTGCGCGAGCTCGACGGCGTGCGCAACATGCTCGCCGACGGCGTCGCCGACGAGTCGTTCGAGGTGCGCTGGCACCTGCCCGAGCACGCGCCGCCGGCCTGACGACGATCGCGGCCCACCGCGGCCGAGGTCTCGGGTACGCTGCGGCCGTGGGCGACGATATGGACGAGCGGGACATCTTCGTGCAGGGGCCGGTGGTCATCTTCAAGTGGCGCAACGCCGCGGGGTGGCCGGTCGAGTACGCCTCGGCCAACGCGATCGAGGTTTTCGGTCACAGCGCCGACGACTTCATCAGCGGCCGCGTCAGCTACGGCGCGGTGCTGCACCCCGACGACGCCGAGCGGGTCGGGCGCGAGGTCGCGGACGCCACCGCGACCGGCGCGGCGACGTTCGCGCACGAGCGCTACCGGGTCCGCCACGCCGACGGCACGATCCGCTGGCTCTACGACTTCACGCGCGTGCTGCGCGACGCGACCGGCGCCGCCACCCACTACCTCGGCTACGTCATCGACATCACCGCGCGCATCGCCGCCGAGGACGAGGCCCGCGAGCTCGAGCGCCAGCTCCAGCACGCCCAGAAGCTCGAGAGCCTCGGGCTCCTCGCCGGCGGCGTCGCCCACGACTTCAACAACCTGCTGACCGGGATCCTCGGCCAGGCCAGCTTGGCCCGGCAGCGCCTGGCCGGCGTGCCGGGCGGCTTCCGCGACGCGCTCGATCAGATCGACGCGTTGACCCGCCGGGCGGCCGCGCTGACCCGCCAGCTGCTGGCGTACGCGGGCAAGGGCCGGTTCGTGATCGAGCCGACCGACCTCACCGAGATCGTCCGCGAGCTCGAGGGCATGCTCGCGGTCGTGGTGCCCAAGCAGACCGCGCTCCACCTGGATCTGGCGCCGGGCCCGGCGATGGTCATGGCCGATCGGGCGCAGCTGCAGCAGGTCGTGATGAACCTGCTCACCAACGCCGCCGAGTCGCTGCCCGAGGGCGTC from the Myxococcales bacterium genome contains:
- a CDS encoding PAS domain-containing protein, whose translation is MGDDMDERDIFVQGPVVIFKWRNAAGWPVEYASANAIEVFGHSADDFISGRVSYGAVLHPDDAERVGREVADATATGAATFAHERYRVRHADGTIRWLYDFTRVLRDATGAATHYLGYVIDITARIAAEDEARELERQLQHAQKLESLGLLAGGVAHDFNNLLTGILGQASLARQRLAGVPGGFRDALDQIDALTRRAAALTRQLLAYAGKGRFVIEPTDLTEIVRELEGMLAVVVPKQTALHLDLAPGPAMVMADRAQLQQVVMNLLTNAAESLPEGVGTVTVRTAVERCDRARLASCATAVGGAELTPGTYVTLEVRDTGAGMDAATVERIFDPFFTTKGAGRGLGMSAVLGIVRAHQGCVRVT
- a CDS encoding ATP-binding protein, which codes for MDSPVDRAAEVLALGRAAAARLWLRLGAEGHQAGPGDSDRAALTERVAEIPTLAARVLTSWPRAGRGPLARIARWLDGDPAQLVLLALAVAPLLDGALARSLDALAPRGGTTLGLLLDLAEPDQAARLALAARLGGDRGLVGLGLLEIEPTLGLAATAPVRVPAAVLAAVRGGPIPTPTAVADSTPPGAAPTLEPATIGLPDLARPLLVVGPSPWSLHTIGRVLAARDGAALWTCALPSDASLDLGWTRLVRDAALAGAVPAFDLAPEREPDPLVIARRLGAAVHAARRLDAAILLYAPDEDPVPTPLAQALAVVSMLRLAPGAGTLLAQARLEQDGVADAAAITARAIAPLAPAIGQVEALVDAHHRGTLEDPSPAAQAAIADALRPRLGNLVERVARRVGWDALILPAETTTRLQEMVLYRRHAERVYREWGLGKHVTGEGIAALFSGPPGTGKTLAASVIATELGIALYRVDLSQIVSKWVGETEKNLARLFAEARHGHAVLLFDEADSLFGKRTEVKSANDRYANLEVNFLLQKLDHFDGIAILTTNALVGIDEAFLRRLQFRVDFDTPDADARAALWRRHLPDPRHLHADLDLDDIAERWEFSGGNIRNAAIRAAFLAAEDGGALHHHHLKQACAVESEELGRVVKR
- a CDS encoding dioxygenase, with the protein product MTRLPIGFISHGAPTLALEDGGFAADLAAWGATFTGARAPRALVVVSAHWVAAAPRTGVEARAPLLYDFGGFADDLYRVQYPAPGSAELAAQVRAATGARAEPTRPLDHGVWVPLGKMFPAADLPVVQVALPLGQGPAGWLALGRALAPLRDDGVLVLGSGGAVHNLGRLAWRGGAAGPEPWAQAFEAWLVAALDRGDGAALARILDDAPALREAHPSVEHLAPLLVAAGAAADGAALPPPRYPVTGWALGSLSMRSVEWP